In the Bacteroidales bacterium genome, one interval contains:
- a CDS encoding FecR family protein has product MKTKNNIPDNLFAKFFTGEISEKEQTELDKFISEKPENEKMFEDYELIWSQNNDDDAFSEKTDSALQSVKNIIHTDEKRIEPKPYKLLFKIAATVIIVFGLSWFAYNKLINNDGEMLISGTTDQTKELKLSDGSTIWLNKNSILEYPENFSGKERKVKLTGEAYFIIAHNSEKPFIVISEQTETKVLGTEFNLKAYKNIGKIELTLTKGKVLFTDNKTNENKTLIKNEKVTLNKQSRILKKTKVNSVNYLFWKTKEINLDNLTTEQIAFELNEIYDAEIQADESVKDLVFHQTIPFKDIKLQDILNTIKYTLNINVDSINGTVILKK; this is encoded by the coding sequence ATGAAAACAAAAAACAACATACCGGATAATTTATTTGCAAAATTCTTTACGGGAGAAATTTCGGAAAAAGAGCAAACAGAATTAGACAAGTTTATTTCCGAAAAACCGGAAAATGAAAAAATGTTTGAAGATTACGAATTAATTTGGAGCCAAAACAATGATGATGATGCTTTTTCAGAGAAAACAGATTCAGCATTACAATCAGTAAAAAACATCATTCATACAGATGAAAAAAGAATTGAGCCAAAACCTTATAAACTTCTTTTTAAAATTGCAGCAACTGTTATAATCGTATTCGGCTTAAGTTGGTTTGCATATAATAAACTAATAAATAATGACGGTGAAATGCTTATATCCGGCACTACAGATCAAACAAAAGAACTAAAACTGTCAGACGGAAGTACCATATGGCTAAACAAGAACAGTATATTAGAATATCCCGAAAATTTCTCCGGAAAAGAACGAAAAGTTAAATTAACGGGTGAAGCATATTTTATTATAGCTCATAATTCTGAAAAACCTTTTATCGTTATATCTGAACAAACAGAAACCAAAGTTTTGGGAACTGAATTTAACCTTAAAGCATATAAAAATATCGGCAAAATTGAACTGACACTAACGAAAGGGAAAGTGTTATTTACTGATAATAAAACCAATGAAAATAAAACTCTTATAAAGAATGAAAAAGTAACTTTAAATAAACAAAGCAGGATATTGAAAAAAACAAAAGTTAATTCCGTAAACTATTTATTTTGGAAAACAAAGGAAATTAATCTTGATAATTTAACAACTGAACAAATAGCGTTTGAATTAAACGAGATATATGATGCTGAAATACAGGCAGATGAGTCAGTAAAAGACCTTGTTTTTCATCAAACAATACCTTTTAAAGATATAAAATTGCAAGACATATTAAATACAATTAAATATACATTAAATATAAATGTTGACAGCATTAACGGAACTGTCATATTAAAAAAATGA